One genomic segment of Impatiens glandulifera chromosome 6, dImpGla2.1, whole genome shotgun sequence includes these proteins:
- the LOC124941688 gene encoding putative disease resistance protein RGA4, translating into MVDAALISGLLSNLAPLKDEFSLFLSFKKEVQKLSSTLSAINALLEDAERKNMREKDKQTEDWLRKLKDVAYEVRDIMDECSFEDLRLQVKRLNASSSTRSQVTNSITNPFSNTWMRLKIGHKIKDVQDKLDQISSERQKLQLNVSIPDSNMDKFTNSWRETMSLSSSRKVYGRDEEKKQIIDILLNNSTSSTVSVLPIVGIGGLGKTTFVQMVFNDEEVSKHFDTKIWVCVSDEFDIKLVIKAIITEKEEDRLEELQKKNCGSNGSFVLTTTRKRNVAEIMETIQHFELSSLSENDCWLLFEERAFMYKIPKAPNFIDIGREIARRCKGVPLVAKILGSQLGFSGDEEEWCRIRDRNIWRYL; encoded by the exons ATGGTTGATGCAGCTCTAATTAGTGGTTTGCTTTCAAATTTGGCACCTCTTAAGGATGAATTCTCATTGTTTTTGAGTTTTAAGAAGGAGGTTCAAAAGTTATCGAGCACACTATCTGCAATTAATGCCTTACTTGAGGATGCAGAGAGAAAGAACATGCGGGAGAAGGACAAACAAACGGAAGATTGGTTGCGGAAACTCAAAGATGTAGCCTATGAGGTTCGAGACATCATGGATGAATGCAGCTTTGAAGATCTTCGTCTTCAAGTCAAAAGGCTTAATGCCTCCTCTTCAACCAGGAGCCAGGTAACCAACTCAATAACCAATCCTTTTAGCAATACTTGGATGCGTCTCAAAATTGGTCACAAAATTAAGGATGTTCAAGACAAACTAGACCAAATTTCTTCAGAGCGCCAAAAGTTACAATTAAATGTCTCTATTCCTGACTCAAATATGGACAAGTTTACTAATAGTTGGCGTGAAACCATGTCTCTTTCTAGTTCTAGGAAAGTATATGGGAGAGATGAGGAGAAGAAACAGATTATTGATATTCTACTCAATAATAGTACATCTAGTACTGTTAGTGTTCTGCCCATTGTTGGGATTGGGGGTCTTGGTAAAACAACATTTGTCCAAATGGTCTTCAACGACGAGGAGGTTTCTAAGCATTTCGATACCAAAATATGGGTTTGTGTTTCTGATGAATTTGATATTAAGTTGGTCATCAAAGCCATCATAAcagaaaaggaagaagatcgCTTAGAAGAATTGCAGAAAAAAA ATTGTGGATCAAATGGTTCCTTCGTCCTTACCACGACACGTAAAAGAAATGTGGCGGAAATAATGGAAACGATTCAACATTTTGAGTTATCATCGCTCTCTGAGAATGATTGTTGGCTATTATTCGAAGAACGTGCATTTATGTATAAAATACCTAAAGCACCAAACTTTATTGATATTGGAAGAGAAATTGCTAGAAGATGTAAGGGTGTTCCTTTAGTTGCTAAGATATTGGGAAGTCAATTGGGGTTTAGTGGTGACGAAGAAGAATGGTGTAGAATAAGAGATAGAAATATATGGAGATATCTCTAA
- the LOC124941689 gene encoding putative disease resistance protein RGA1, translating to MAHGLIPTVKNQKVEDVGNTIWKELCWRSFFQEEKENKDWVDEVYTTCKMHDLMHDLAQSIMKEECYTMDANSSTDDLGHEIRHLTIMVDQLNNKSVCSLKKIRGLQSIMLNGKDDGKVKKEILSVLKELPSLRVLKLRNIAKYQNLHHVGGLKHLRYLNISHSDITTLPNGICDLLNLPTLKLNYCYDLESLPINMKDLINLRHLYLENCSGLKYMPGGMGRLKHLKTLSLLVIGMKKRDYQLDELKELDISGSLKIKNLGRVSDASIARGVSMAKRSSINKLELDWTSDDYDDEDDDNERKSTRHEKIGEALEVSTTRLKILIMSGYKGMNLPKWVGKPYSSLTRLELWGLDNVNTIASSSNDNKVIVLFPLLEKLVIGLMNNLRELVSPSCWSITGAFPNLCKLYIYDCPKLGRLPPHLKALKDVIVDVKCSDELLYSILNLNGLTHLTLSGLNNHGDHIFSVNNMNTSASSDDMNGMEVVLLPSLEIFTIREMKNLRELVSPTIIPSTGAFPNLCSLRIDNCPKLGALPVLHLKALKDVSVSGECSNELLYSISNLSALTHLKIYRMGERRVLFGVGKTLMFDNNEAQRRQSTFQSLQHLEISSCHKLRRLFDEGMIMQEETLKISDRQNQQKYHHLLQGQRKRTRGLINSLTQLTIYECPELMISLEEFRNLNINDSIQRFCIMDCTKLVSSKDEEADDFIALLSTLRARLDPKNFYVDIIPE from the coding sequence ATGGCCCATGGTTTAATTCCTACTGTTAAAAACCAAAAAGTGGAAGATGTTGGAAATACAATTTGGAAGGAGCTGTGTTGGAGATCATTTTttcaagaagaaaaagagaacaAAGATTGGGTTGATGAAGTTTATACAACATGTAAGATGCACGATCTTATGCATGATCTTGCACAATCTATTATGAAAGAGGAATGTTATACAATGGATGCTAATAGCTCAACTGATGATTTGGGACATGAAATTCGTCATTTAACAATAATGGTTGATCAGTTAAACAATAAATCAGTTTGTTCTCTTAAGAAAATAAGAGGGTTGCAATCAATAATGCTCAACGGTAAAGATGATGGAAAAGTTAAAAAGGAGATTTTGAGTGTCTTGAAAGAACTTCCTTCTTTACGTGTCCTTAAATTAAGAAACATtgcaaaatatcaaaatttgcATCATGTGGGAGGTCTAAAACATCTTAGATACTTAAACATTTCCCATAGTGATATAACAACATTACCTAATGGTATTTGTGATCTCTTGAATTTACCGACTCTGAAACTCAATTATTGTTATGATCTTGAAAGTTTGCCGATAAATATGAAAGACCTTATTAACTTGCGACATCTTTATTTGGAGAATTGTAGTGGATTAAAATATATGCCAGGAGGGATGGGGAGATTGAAACATCTCAAGACGTTAAGCTTGCTTGTGATAGGCATGAAGAAGAGAGACTACCAACTAGATGAATTAAAAGAATTGGATATCAGCGGATCATTGAAAATCAAGAACCTTGGAAGAGTTAGTGATGCATCTATTGCAAGAGGTGTAAGTATGGCTAAAAGGTCGAGTATCAATAAGTTGGAGTTGGACTGGACATCTGATGATTATgacgatgaagatgatgataatGAGAGAAAGAGTACTAGACATGAGAAAATAGGTGAAGCTCTGGAGGTTTCAACTACAAGGCTGAAGATATTGATCATGAGTGGCTACAAAGGCATGAATCTCCCTAAATGGGTGGGAAAGCCATATTCTTCTCTAACACGTCTCGAGCTTTGGGGCTTGGACAATGTGAATACTATTGCTAGTAGTAGCAATGACAATAAAGTGATAGTACTATTCCCTTTGTTAGAGAAACTTGTTATTGGTCTCATGAATAATTTAAGGGAATTGGTGTCACCTAGCTGTTGGAGTATTACTGGAGCATTCCCTAATCTCTGCAAGCTCTACATATATGATTGCCCAAAGTTAGGGAGGTTGCCACCACATCTGAAAGCACTCAAAGATGTAATTGTTGATGTTAAATGTTCAGATGAATTGTTATATAGCATTTTGAATCTTAATGGTCTCACTCATCTCACACTTAGTGGATTGAATAATCATGGGGATCACATATTCTCCGTCAACAACATGAATACTAGTGCTAGTAGCGATGACATGAATGGAATGGAAGTAGTATTACTCCCTTCACTAGAGATATTTACTATTCGTGAAATGAAGAATTTGAGGGAATTGGTGTCTCCTACTATTATTCCTAGTACCGGAGCATTCCCTAATCTATGCTCGCTGAGGATAGATAATTGCCCAAAGCTAGGGGCCTTGCCAGTACTGCATCTCAAAGCACTCAAAGATGTAAGTGTTTCAGGTGAATGTTCGAATGAGTTGTTATATAGCATCTCAAATCTTAGTGCTCTCACTCATCTCAAAATTTATAGAATGGGTGAAAGAAGAGTTTTATTTGGAGTTGGTAAGACATTAATGTTTGACAATAATGAAGCACAAAGAAGACAGTCAACTTTCCAATCTCTTCAACATCTGGAAATTAGCAGCTGCCACAAGTTAAGGCGTTTATTTGATGAGGGAATGATAATGCAAGAAGAGACATTAAAGATTAGTGACCGTCAGAACCAACAAAAgtatcatcatcttcttcaaggACAAAGAAAAAGAACCAGAGGTCTCATCAACTCTCTCACGCAATTGACTATTTACGAGTGTCCCGAGTTGATGATATCACTTGAGGAATTCAGAAACCTCAATATTAATGATTCAATACAGAGATTCTGTATCATGGATTGTACTAAGTTGGTGTCCTCAAAAGATGAAGAAGCAGACGATTTTATCGCACTCCTAAGTACCCTTCGAGCAAGACTTGATCCTAAGAACTTCTATGTAGATATCATACCGGAATAG
- the LOC124941690 gene encoding SNF2 domain-containing protein CLASSY 3-like has protein sequence MDISHPSSPCHGQDEQENYEIPKNFGLEDYGAKQVEEKSYWDIEGDKLFEEMAFAIATEDIGSTSSNIVNNDNTLVEKEVVVSTLRNCGDGKHLLVLDEQIGIKCKRCSYVALEIRYISPTFATNPWKRAKYKEFREKRYNTDINRPFQMNFDSDKSQLNEDIIDTIGTVWGLIPGMRKTMYAHQRDGFEFIWNNIEGSILLEDLKNYESSNGGQGCIISHAPGTGKTRLTIMFIKSYLELYPTRKVVIIAPCNMLLTWEEEFKKWKVNIPFHNMNRKDFSGQEVNAAVNLVNQFRDQDKHSNRLVKLFSWKKDKSVLGISYGLFEKLAGDNGIKKSCPNQIDCFQVTKMLQELPDLLVLDEGHTPRNENSLIWKALSRIQTQKRIILSGTPFQNNFRELYNTLYLVRPKFADNVKKAQGLSRKQRRNSKENVALNKWVSLTKGIAENDDDRIKELKDIIYRMAHVYKGDILKESLPGLRDSLVVLKPTELQNSILNVILKMKNGLEREHCVSLTSVHPSLLIHSQLSEREEFSVYMSQLDAFKKNPEAGVKTMFLIELIRLSESLNEKVLIFSQYIHPLTLIMDQLKSYFGWSEGKEILYMDGSKDTKLRQISITSFNNPDSAVKVMLASTKACSEGISLVGASRVVLLDVVWNPSVEKQAISRAYRIGQKKLVYTYHLVAGEAESTKYGRQTHKDSLSKLVFSSTNDNSSENSLMGNVEKDKILQEMVHHEKTCHMFEKVVHQEESSLMGKFDEITLILLHYCILRPVQDAAVWRKFSLMESGTTVVGGIVDGEAKAEAEAEEDEKEESRREKDSLPRLLLLE, from the exons ATGGATATTTCTCATCCCTCCTCTCCTTGCCATGGACAAGATGAACAAGAGAATTATGAAATACCCAAGAATTTTGGTTTAGAGGATTATGGTGCAAAACAAGTTGAAGAAAAATCATATTGGGACATAGAAGGAGATAAGCTATTTGAGGAGATGGCTTTTGCAATAGCAACCGAAGATATTGGGTCTACATCTTCAAATATT GTTAATAATGATAATACTCTAGTAGAGAAAGAGGTGGTTGTTTCTACACTACGAAATTGCGGGGATGGAAAGCATTTGCTTGTTCTCGACGAACAAATTGGAATCAAATGCAAACGATGCTCGTATGTTGCATTGGAGATCAGATACATATCACCAACATTT GCTACTAATCCATGGAAAAGAGCTAAATATAAAGAGTTTCGAGAAAAGAGATATAACACTGATATAAACCGCCCATTTCAAATGAATTTTGATAGTGATAAATCTCAACTCAATGAGGATATTATTGACACAATAGGCACGGTTTGGGGATTAATTCCGGGTATGAGAAAAACCATGTATGCGCATCAAAGAGACGGGTTTGAGTTTATATGGAACAACATAGAAGGAAGCATACTTCTAGAGGATTTGAAGAATTATGAGAGTTCAAATGGTGGGCAAGGATGCATAATCTCGCATGCACCTGGAACTGGTAAAACTCGACTCACAATCATGTTCATAAAGTCTTATTTGGAGTTATATCCGACAAGAAAAGTTGTCATAATTGCTCCTTGCAATATGCTTCTTACATGGGAAGAAGAGTTCAAGAAATGGAAAGTTAACATTCCATTCCATAACATGAATAGGAAGGATTTTTCAGGTCAAGAAGTTAATGCAGCTGTTAATTTAGTCAATCAATTCCGTGATCAAGACAAACATTCCAACCGTTTGGTTAAGCTCTTTTCATGGAAAAAAGACAAGAGTGTTCTTGGAATAAGttatggattatttgaaaagttagCAGGGGATAATGGAATCAAGAAGAGTTGTCCAAACCAAATCGATTGCTTCCAAGTTACAAAGATGCTTCAAGAACTTCCTGATCTTTTGGTTCTCGACGAAGGCCATACACCAAGAAATGAGAACAGCCTTATCTGGAAAGCACTTTCAAGAATCCAAACTCAAAAGCGTATAATCCTATCTGGAACTCCTTTTCAGAACAACTTTCGCGAGCTATACAATACCCTTTATTTGGTAAGACCGAAGTTtgctgataatgttaaaaaagcACAGGGATTATCAAGAAAACAGAGACGAAATTCGAAAGAGAACGTAGCATTAAACAAATGGGTATCATTGACAAAAGGCATAGCTGAAAATGATGATGATAGGATCAAAGAGTTAAAGGATATAATTTATCGAATGGCACATGTTTACAAAGGTGACATTCTTAAGGAAAGCCTTCCAGGTTTGAGAGATTCTTTGGTTGTGTTAAAGCCAACCGAGTTACAAAACTCAATTCTTAATGTCATCTTGAAGATGAAGAATGGGCTTGAACGCGAACATTGTGTTTCTTTAACGTCGGTTCACCCTTCATTGTTGATTCACTCTCAATTATCTGAAAGAGAAGAGTTTTCAGTTTACATGTCTCAGTTAGATGCTTTTAAGAAAAATCCAGAAGCAGGGGTGAAGACAATGTTCTTAATTGAACTAATCCGGCTTAGTGAAAGCCTAAATGAGAAAGTCCTTATCTTTAGTCAATACATTCATCCTCTAACACTTATCATGGATCAACTCAAATCCTACTTTGGTTGGTCTGAAGGTAAGGAAATATTGTATATGGATGGATCAAAAGACACAAAGCTTCGTCAAATTTCGATAACTTCATTCAACAATCCAGATAGCGCGGTTAAAGTGATGTTAGCCTCAACAAAGGCTTGTTCCGAGGGTATAAGTTTGGTTGGGGCTTCGAGAGTTGTATTGTTGGACGTGGTTTGGAATCCCTCGGTTGAAAAACAGGCCATAAGCAGGGCTTATAGAATTGGGCAGAAAAAACTTGTCTACACTTATCATCTTGTTGCTGGTGAAGCTGAGAGTACTAAGTATGGTAGACAAACTCATAAGGACAGTTTATCTAAATTAGTGTTTTCTTCTACAAATGATAATAGTTCTGAGAATAGTTTGATGGGTAATGTTGAGAAAGACAAGATTTTGCAAGAAATGGTTCATCATGAGAAAACTTGTCACATGTTTGAGAAAGTTGTTCACCAAGAGGAATCTAGTTTGATGG ggaaatttgacgaaataaccctgatATTGCTTCATTATTGCATTTTGCGTCCG GTGCAGGATGCTGCAGTTTGGCGTAAATTTAGCTTGATGGAATCGGGAACTACAGTCGTCGGAGGGATAGTAGACGGGGAAGCAAAAGCAGAAGCAGAAGCAGAAGAAGACGAGAAAGAAGAGAGTAGAAGAGAGAAAGACTCATTGCCACGGTTGCTGCTTTTAGAATAA